The following is a genomic window from Hallerella porci.
AACTTTCCGAAAAAGTGGATATTCTTTTTGGCAGTGTCGCCAAGGAAAAAGAAAACGGTGAAAATGGCCGCGCTCTTTTGTATAACGCAGCCTTCTATGCGTCGCATGGAAATTTCAAAACGCTCATCGATTTCGGCGGCGTCAAGAAAAAATTCTTGCCCAAAACACTTTTGCCGAGTTACCGCGAATTTGAAGAACCGCGTTATTTTTCGGATTTACGAAAATTAGCGCAGACGATGAATGTGCCGGTTTCCGAAATTCTTTCGCCACTCGATTTGGGCGAATTTAAATTGGGCATTACCATTTGCGAAGACGGTTGGGATTCGTTATATAAAATTAAACCGTTTGAAATTTTGCAAAAGAAAATGCAGGCGGGCGATTTGCTCGTGAACATTTCGTGCTCGCCTTATACGCAAGGCAAAGACCGCGCACGCGACCGCGTTTTTGGAGCGCATGCGAAGAACGCAAAAATTCCGCTGCTCTATGTGAATGCCGTCGGCACGCAAAATAACGGCAAAAATATTTACGCATTCGAAGGCGATTCGAGCGTTTACGATGCCAAGGGAAAAAGCATTTTCTCGTTGCCGATTTTTGAAGAACACGGAAGTTTGGTCAATTTTGAAAATGGAATTGTTTCTGTTTCGGAAACGGAAGCGCCGCGGAAAACGGGAATTGCCGAAGTGCATCAAGCACTCGTTTATATGATTCGCAAAAATCTCGCACGCTTTGGCATTCGAAAAATTGTCATCGGCGCATCGGGCGGAATTGATAGCGCAGTGAGCGCAGTGCTCTATTCCGAAGCGATCGGACATGAAAATGTTTTCCTCGTAAATATGCCGACGCGTTTCAATTCGAATACGACGAAAAATGCGGCGAAAGATTTAGCGGAAAATCTCGGTTGCCCGTATATGGTGGCGCCGATTGAAACCGTTGCAAAAACTCTCTGCGAAAGTTTGGCTGCAGATTCGTTTGTGCGTAATAATGTAAAGATGGATGTCGTCGGCATTCATTACGAAAATTTGCAAGCGCGTTTGCGGAGTGCTGCGTTCCTTGCAACGATTGCGAGCGTCGTCGGCGCAGGCTTTACTTGCAACGGAAACAAGAGCGAAGTTTCTGTCGGTTACTGCACTTTATATGGCGATACTTCGGGAGTGATGTGCGCCCTCGGTGATTTGTGGAAAACGCAAGTTTACGAACTTGCCCGCGAAATTAACGCAGAGCGTGAAGTAATTCCGCAAGCATCGATTGATATTCCGGCGAGCGCAGAACTTTCGGATGCACAAAATGTCGACGAAGGAAAAGGCGACCCGATTATTTATCCGTATCACGATAAATTGTTCGCATTTTGGATGGAACGTTGGCAGCGTAACGGCATCGCTGATTCCGAAGAATTGCTCAGCAAAGGTTTTGAATTTTACTGCGCACAACTCGGCGTCGATTTGGAATTTTTCAAAACGAAATTCCGCACAAACGAAGATGTGATGGACGATATGCGCCGTTGGTGGCATCGTTACAAAGGAATCGCTTTGGCAAAACGCATTCAAATGCCGCCGATTCTTTCTGTTTCGCGTCGCGCGTTTGGATTTGATTATCGCGAATCGCAATTAGGATAATGCTTCATTTCTTGGGACATTTTTTGACAATCACAAAACACCGCCACGAAGTCATTCGACTTTGCTTTCGCGCGGGAATTGGATTTCAAGGATTGTTTCACGATTTGTCAAAGTATTCGCTGACGGAATTTTTACCGGGCGCAAAATTTTACACCGGAAAAGAATCGCCGAATAATGGCGAGCGTCGCAGTTACGGTTTTAGCCTTGCGTGGATGCATCACAAAGGCAGAAACAAACATCACTTTGAATATTGGTACGATTATGAAATGGCGACGAAAAAAATCGTTCCCGTTGATATGCCGGACCGTTATATCAAAGAAATGTTCTGCGATCGCATCGCAGCTTCGAAAACATACAACCGCGAAAATTATACACAAGATTCTCCGTTGCGCTATTTGTTGAATAGCACCGCCCAAGAAAAAATGACGGATACGACTTACCGCAAACTTTTGTTTTTACTGAAAATGCTCGCAGAAAAAGGCGAAGAGAAAACCTTCGCCTATTTGAAATCGCACAAAAATTTGGAATTTTAATTTTCGCTTTCCGCAGAATTTTCTGCTGCATTTTGTGGGTGCGCTTCTCCAAAAATATCTGCGCGCTTATACGGCTTTTCTAAACCGAGTACCGCATTTAAAGCGTCGACCACTTTTTGCTGCATTCTTTTGGAAATCGCCCGCGTTCCCATCCGCGCTTTTTGCACGGTTTTATGCGAAAGTTCTCCAGGGAAAATTTCAACGAGTGCGGTATTGCGCAACACATACTTTGTCATGATGGCGTCTAAAGGTGTCATAGAAAAATTTTAGAAAAGTGTTTTTTGAAAAAGCACGGCGTGTGCCGTGCCATGCTTTAATCTTCGTCGAGCGCTTCTTCGTTTACAATCCAGAATAATTCTGAAATTCTTTCTGCTTTGCAAATTCCGTCGTCGCAAGAATATTTTTCGCTGTAAGCGAGTGAATTGACATTAAAGCCTTCAAAAATTTCCCGCTGTTTTTCAACGGTGGAAAAAGTGTACTTCGGCGATGAATGAAAACGAAGTTCATTTGTGAGTAAAGTATTCTGCAGTGTATCAAGAATTTCTTTGCCATTTTTCGTATAAGGAAGAACCGCGTAGAGATCGACATGAATATTTAAATCTTCGTCGATTGCAGCAATTTCGGCGCTGTCTTTTAAGAGAACGCGGACTTGGGCGGCGTAGAGAATAGAGTCGGCATCCGAATTTAACGCAACCGTTTTCTTCCATTCGCCATCAAATTTTTCTTGGACAATTTTTCCGTTTTCATCGACATAGCGAATTTGAACTTCGCCCAATTTTTCCAAGTTTTCCATATTTTTTGTCGAAGCTTGATAACGCACTTCGTTTGCAAAAATTTTTTCGGCGGCACTCGAACTGCTGGGGGCATCGGGAAAATTTGGTTCGCTGCTAGAACTATCATCGCAAGCGGTAAAACAAAATGCAGCAAAAATCGCTGCGGCAGAAATTAAATTCTTTCTAGTCAAAAATTTCATAGTCATCTCCAACGAAAATTTTCTGCCGTAAATTTAGTTTTAAAAGAGAAGAGCGTTCTGCGCGCTCTTCTTTTCTTGGGCTATTTCAATTTTAAGTATTCGGCATCCGAAACTTCTTCGAGCCATTCGTTTGTGTGATTTTCTCCCGGAAGCGAAAGGGCGAGATGCGCAAACCAAGAATCTTTTGTGGCGCCATGCCAGTGCTTGACTTCGGGCGGAATATGGACGACGTCACCGGGGCGCAGTTTTTGCGCTGGCTTTCCCCATTCTTGATACCAGCCCGTGCCGCCGACGACGATTAAAATTTGTCCGCTTTGATGATGAATGTGCCAGTTGTTGCGACATCCCGGTTCAAAGGTGACATTGGAAATAGAAACTTCGTCGCGGTTGAGCGAAGCCAAGTAACTTTTCCCGATGAAATATTGGGCGTAAGCATCGTTGGAATTGCCCACGGCGAATGCAGAAATTTGCGCTTCACGAGGAATTGCGGGCTTTTCTTCTTCCGCCGGAATTTTTGTTTCTTTCTGTTCTTTTAAAACTTGAGCGAGAACTGCTTCGGCATTTTTCGCTTCTTTTTTGCCGACTTTTTTTGCAAAGATTTGAATTAAACCGCGCAATTTTTCTTCGGAATTTCCGATGGTGAGCGCACCGTGAATGTGGGCTTTTAATTGCGGATTCACATTGAAAAGAGCGGCGAGCATCGAAACGGTGGCGAGTTCGCGTTCTTCGACTTTTAAATTATTTCGCTGAATAATATCCGAGAAAAGATGCTCTTTTAAGAAAACATCGGTCGTCGTCGCGTAACCCATTTCGGTCGGGCGATTTTGTTTTGCGTTGTAGCCGAAAATTTTGTTGATTTGTTCGCGGCCGACAGCGTAGCGATTTTCGCTTGGAACTTTTTCGGGGGGAACGCCGAAAATCGTTTTCTTCTTTTTACTTTCGCGTTCTTGGACGACTGCGTTCAACACATTTTGCGCATTTAAACTTCGCGGAAATCCTGCGTAAGCGTAAAGCTGTAAAAAGACTTCGCCCGCTTCGTTTACGGTAAGTCCAGCGTCGAGCGATTCGTCGACTGCGGTTTTTAATTTTTCCAAATTGCCGTTTGCTGCAAAGGCGGCGATTTGAACAATGCCTTGTTCGCGCTCCGTGAGAGCGTTTTCGGCGGAAATTTTTGCTGTGGCAAAAGTGGTCATCATCAAGCTTCCTAAGAAGAGAAGGGGAGATTTCATGTTTACCTCAAAAGGATAAACTGAAAATAGAAAAGAATTAAAACTTGAAGTGAACTTTAAGAATTGTAAAATTTTGTAAACGTTTAGGCTCGGTGATAGGGAGCAGACACATTTCGCTTAAATTTCTTTTTGAATAATTTTTCCAAACTTCATTTCGTCGGCAAATAATTCATACAAATAATCAGAGCCTTCTAAATAGAGCCCGGTAGCATCATCTTGCAGTTTTTCAAAAAATTGAGAATTATAAAACAGATTCATCGCTTCATCATATTCGACGTTTTGATTTTCGCAGATTTTTTCAATGATATCTTGAGAGATAAATTCTATCAGCTGCTCTTTTTTACTCATTTTGAAATCCCGATTTTATTTAAAAGTTCTGCAGCTCTTTGGGTGTGAAATGAATATTGCGAAGAAGTTTCTTTATAAATCATTCCATTTAACAATGTTTGAAAGTCAATGAGTTCATTTTCAAATTGGCGAAATAAAAGAGCCATATTGTCATCGGCTACGGGACCAATAACAATATCGTATTTGCAGTCTTTATTACAGAGCAAATTTTGAATATCTTGAAAATTTTTATTTCGATTATTCATCACGAATGTTGCCCATTCTGCTGTAGTCTTTTTTCCAAAATTTTTTATAGAAAGAAAATTTTTTAATTGAAAATCATTTTCTATTTCATAGATATTTACAATCGGTATTCCACCATAAATTTTGGCAACTCGATTAGCCATTTTGAATGCTTGCTCTTTGATATCTGTTAGATAAAATCCTTTTCCAAAATCTTTATAAGGCTTACATTTTGTGAGGTCAATATTGATTATATCAGTGTTGCTTCCATGATATAAAATCATAATTTCCCTCCATGACGACGACAGAAAATGGATAAATCTTCTACAACATTTTCAATGGATAAAGTGTGTTCAATTTCATAATTTTCTTTAAGAAATTTGATTCCTTTGAATTGAAATAAATATTGAAATGCTTCTTTTGTTTTTAATTGGAAAGTTTTTGCAAAATCATTAACACAGGCAATAGCAAATGCAATTTCATTTTTTTGATTCATCATATTACCATATTAAATTTCAACTTTAATTCGGGGGAAAGAAAATGTAGGCGATTGCGATTGCGGCGATAATGCCGACGAAGTCTGCGATGAGGGCGCAAGTGACGGCGTGGCGAGTTTTGCGAACGCCGACGGAGCCAAAGTAAACGGCGATAATGTAGAAGGTTGTGTCGGCAGCACCTTGGAAAATGCTGCTTAAACGACCGGGGAAACTATCGGGACCGAAAGTTTTCATCGTATCGATCATCATGCCGCGGGCACCGCTTCCGCTGAGAGGTTTCATAATCGCAGTCGGGAGAGCGGGAACGATATCGTTTCCGATGCCGAAAAGTCCGAGAAGATGCGAAACTCCGCTCAATACTAAATCCATCGCACCGCTTGCGCGGAAAACGGCAACGCCGACGAGAATTGCGACCAAGTAGGGAATGACCATGACCGCGGTTTGAAATCCTTCTTTTGCGCCTTCGACGAATGCTTCATATGCGCGCACTTTTTTGTAAACGGCAAGTCCTAAAAAAGAAATAATCACGGCGAAGAGAATGAAACCGCTGATGAAAAGGCTCGTTGTGCCGAGAGCTTCGGCGGATAAATGGCTAAAGTAAGCGAGAGTTGCGATAACAACAGCAGAAAGTCCGCCGAGCCATAAAAGGGTTACGGGATCTTTGAGTTTAATTTTTTGAAAAAAGCTAATTGCGATAATGCCTGCGATGGTGCTGAAAAATGTGGCGAGTAAAAGCGGCAGAAAAACATCCGAAGGATTGGCGGCTCCCATTTGGGCGCGGTAAGTCATAATGCTTACAGGAATAAGGGTAAGACCGCTTGCGTTCAAAACGAGAAAGAGAATTTGCGAATCGCTTGCGACTTCTTTGTCGGCGTTAGGATTGAGCTCTTGCAGTTGCTTCATCGCTTTGAGCCCCATCGGCGTTGCAGCGTTATCGAGCCCGAGCATATTTGCGCTCAAGTTCATGAGCATTGTCCCGACGACGGGATGACCCTTTGGAATTTCGGGAAAGAGCCGAGAGAAAAGAGGCTGCACAATTTTTGCGAGAATTTGTACAGCGCCAGCTTTCTCTCCGATTTTTAAAATCCCGAGCCACAAGCTTAAAACGCCTGTGAGCCCGAGAGCGATTTCGAACGCCGTCTTGGACATATCAAATGCAGCGAGAATTGTCGTGTTGAAAATTCCCGTATTTCCGAGCGCAAGCCATTGGACAACGCAGCCAATAAATGCACCGAAAAAGAAGAGTATCCAAATGACGTTCAAAACCATTGTTTAGCGTCTCCGTGCTGCCATTTCTTTTTTCAAAATGTCCATCACAGGTCCGATTTCTGCGGGCGCTTCGAAAATCGGGTTCGCATATTGCGAAACGATGCCTTCGAGTTCTTTCTTGTGATAGGCGACTTTGAATTCGGTAAATTTCAAACCGTGCGCTGTGCTGATGACGACGACTTCTTCATCTTTGTCAATCGTTCCGTTTGCGCAGAGTTTTAAGAGAGCACCGAGAGCGACGCCGGTATGCGGGCAAGCGTAAAGACCGACTTTGTCGCCGCGTTCTGCTGCGTTTGCGAGTTCATCTTCGGAAACATCGACGACGACGCCGTTATAATTTTTGATGGCGCGTTCTGCTTTCGGATAGCTCACCGGATTGCCGATTTGAATAGCGCTTGCGAGAGTCTTCTTCGCTTGAACGGGAACGAGTTTATCAAATCCGCGTTTGTAAGCTTGGTAGAACGGGTTGGCGTTTTCGGCTTGAGCCAAAACGATGCGCGGCTTTTTGTCAATAAGTCCCATTGCGAGGCAATCGTCAAATCCTTTGGCGAGAGCGCTGACATTTCCCAAATTGCCGCCGGGGATGATAATGGTATCGGGCACGCGCCAGCCGAGTTCTTGGCAAATTTCTGGAGAAATTGTTTTTTGACCTTCGACGCGGAGGCTGTTCATCGAGTTCGCCAAATAAATGCGATTGTCGGCGGTGACTTGTTGCACAATTTTCATGCAGCCGTCAAAGTCGGTATCGAGAGCGAGAACAATGCTGCCGTTAGAAATCGGCTGAATTAACTGGGCGACGCTCGTCTTTCCGCGGGGAAGAAATACGATGCTCGGAATGCCAGCTTTTGCGGTGAATGCCGAAAGCGCAGCCGATGTGTCGCCGGTACTTGCGCAAGCGACGGCGTCAATTTGTTTGCCGCGTTTAATCATCGAATTTACTTGGCTTACGAGCACGGTCATGCCGAGATCTTTAAAGCTTCCGGTGTGCGAGTTTCCGCAGAGTTTTACCCAAAGTTTTTTGAGTCCGATTTCTTTGGCGAGAGCGCTTGCGTCAAAAAGCGGACTAAAACCTTCGCGGAGGGTGACGATATCTTCTTCGGGAATTTCGGGAAGAACCATTTCGCGCTTGCTCCAAACGCCGCTCATATCGGCAGGCTTAAAGCTCATGCGGCGTTCTGCAAAAAGCTTTTTCCATTCTTCGGGAGAACGTTCTGCGAGCGCTTCGCGGTCGTGGTGCACTTCCAAAAGGCTGCCATCGACTTTGCTGCGATAAATGACTTCGTCCAGCGGATACGTATCGTTTCCGTTAATGTTTTGAAAACAAGCGTGGAAAGGCTTCATAAATGACCTCAAAAATTTTTCCCCAAGTATAGTTATTTAGGCGAAAGCCGACAAAGGTCGCGGCGCGATTTATCCGTTTTTGTATATTTGCAGCGTTGTTTCCTTTTTTCGGAGTTTCCGTGAAGAAATTCATCTCGCTGATTTTTTTCGCCATCTTGCCGATGCTGCTTTTGGCATCTTGCATTTTTGATTCGGATGGCGACGCGTTGGTTTCTTGGCTCGATGACCAAGGTTTTCCGTCGAATTATTTGGTGCAAACGGTTGAAATCGATGGCATTTCGCCAGAGTCCTACCAAGTGGGCTTTGACAGTACGCCGCGCATCAATTATTACCAAGGCGTTGCGGGCGAAGTCAACGGCATGACGCATGAATGGGTGTTAGATTTCGGCTTCCGCGATAAAAGTTTCTTCGCTTCTTTCCGCGCGGACAGTGCGAAAAAATTCCGCTCCGCATTTCTTGCGCTTTATCCCGATTCGGATTTTTATGCGCAAGCAAAATTCAAAAAAGATTCTCTCCCTCTCAAGGAATCGCTCAAAGTTCGCTTCTCGTGGATTTTAGAAACCGGCTACGGTTCTTCGTTCGTCGATAGCATTGGCGATACCAAAGATTCATTATGGCGAGTGGGACTTCGCAAAGCATTTGCCAAAGCCGATTCTGCGGACACGACTTATTCGCTCAAAATGTCTTCTCTCAATACCGCTTTCCGCATCGACTTGCCTTCGGCATTTTATGAAAAACTCACGAAGGTCAAAGATGCAGCGCGTTTACAACTCAAAATTTCTTTCCCCGGAGCGAAAAGGCTTTATCGCTTCTACGGTCCTGGCGCCGAAGTGGTCCCGTTCTTACGGGTGAAGTCGTATTCGCGGACAACAATCGTGGGCGAAGATACGATTACTCGTGACACCTATAAAAATATTTGGGCGTTCCGTGCAGCGATTATCAGCACATCCAAAGAAGAATGTTCCGGTTGCGTCATCTTGCACGGCGGCGTTTTGGAATCGCTTTTAGTTGAACTTCCGAGCGAAAAAATTCTCGAAGCGTTGAGCGATTTCTACGGCGATAAATTCCCTTATACCGAAGGCGATAGCAATGATGTGCGTCAAGCGGTTGTGATGGCGCAGCTCACGATGCCGCGCAGTTCTTCGAAAGAAGGCTCTGAACTCGGAATGCCTGTCCAAGTGGTCGCCGCAACATTCGTCGATTCCAATGGAACCGATATGGAAGCTTCTGAAGTTTATAAGCTCAACAAAGAATTGATTAAAAAGAATGGTCATCCGAATTTGGTCTTTATGAAAGGCGATTCGTTAGGCCTTCAAATCACACAAGGAATGCGTTCTTTCATTAACCGAGCAGGAAAGGGCGCTAAGATGAAAGTTATCCTTCGTATGGGCTATTCGATGCTTGCTCCATATGATACGCTTTACTACGATCACATCACCGACAAGGGCGATTCCGTGTGCATTTTCATGGATTATCCAACTTACTCGCGTTACGATTTCTCGGACTATATCAGCCAGCCGATGAATTTGAAAATTTGGCTTGCGACAAAGCGAGGAGATGACGAATGATGCGCCGACTTTTCTTGCTGATTCTTTTGGGCTTCGCTGCTGTAAATGCAGCGTCGATGATCGGTTTGGAAGCGCTTGGAAAACCGACGGAAGGTGCTTCGGCGATTACGATGGGCCGCGGTTATTCGGGTGGTGCTAAAGCGGGAAGCGGCTACGTGGATTGGAACCCTGCGTCCATCGCCTTTGAAGATTACACTTCATTTAATGCGACGATTGCTTTTGAAGGAAATGTAGCGGCGAGTCACGGACAATCGTATGCGACGACCACTTTGGAAATTCCTTCGCTTTCGTTCTTGTTTGCGCTTCACAAATTCGGCGCACTTTCTCTTGCGCTTTCCGAAAAGTATTCGTCGAATTTAGACGAAAGCGTGAGCGATTCTTCGAATACGAAACTCGCAGACATTAAGTACAAAGGAAACGTCTACGAAATCATTCCCGCTTATGCTGTGCGTCTGCCATTCTTCCGCAAAATTTCTCTCGGTTTTGCGGCGCACTTTGTGATGGGCTCCGCCTCGCGTGAATTGACTTTGGGCGCAGACAATAGTCAAGTTTCCAAGAACGATTCTTGGGCAACGAATAATTCGGAACTCACGGAAACCGCAGAAGGCTCGTGGAAAATCAAAGATCATCCGGCGTATTATACCGCAGCATTGCATTACAAAGGTCGATTCGTTTCGTATTACTTCTCTTATACGACGGGTTACACTTTGAAAAATTCGCTCGAATACAATTTGGAATTTAGTCAAATCGATACTCTCGCACCGACAAAACTCAAACGGCAAATCGATGTGCCCGCAGCGATGGCAACCGGTATCGCTTTCCGCTTGAAAAAACGTCATCATTTTATGCTCGACTTTAAACTCCGCGGTTGGGACTGCGACATTCGCAACATCGGCGGCAGCTGGAATCTTAAAGATTCGACCGATACGCAAAATGAATTTTTGGTGGGTCTCGGTTACGAACGCTCGGGCTCCACGGACTATTTTAAAAAATACTTGCAGAGAATGGATTTCCGTCTAGGCGGTTGGTTTAGAAATTATTACATTTCCGACGTGAGAGAATTCGGAGGTTCAATCGGTGCCGGATTCCCGCTGGGTCGTCGCAGCACGAAAGTGGATGTCGCGATTCAGGGCGGTTTACGTCAGTCCGATGCGGACGCCATTTGGGATGAAAAATTCTTTGGCGTGGCAATCGGTTTAACCGGCGTAGGCAACTGGGGTAACAAACCGAAGACGGTGCACTAAGCGCACTAAAGGAGTGTAGATATGGACTCGAAAAAGAAAGCTTCTGCTAAGGCAAAGGTCGAAAAGCTGAAGGCGATTTCGCAGAAAGCGGAATCCAAAGTAGCGGAATTAAAAAACGCTTCGAGCAAAGCAAAGACCAAGGTAAAGACCAAGGTTGAAGAAATCAAGAAGACTGTGGCGAAGAATGCTGCAGTCAAGTCCAGCGCACTGAAGAAAACGGTCGCATCGAAGGTTTCATCGGCGGCAGAAAAAGTGGAAAAGTCTGTTTCGAAAGTCGCAGCGAAAGCAAAAGCCGCAGAAAAAGTCGTCGAAAAGGCTGCGGTGAAAGCGGAAAAATCTTCGGAAAAAGCCGTTGAAAAAGTCGTCGCAAAGGCACAGAAAGCAGCAAAGCCTGCAACGAAAACGGCGAAAGTTGTGAAAGCCGCGAAGGCAGAAAAATCGGCCGAAGAACTTTCTCCGGAATATCTCGCATTAATGCAGCGCGATCCGAACTTCCTCCACGCATTCTGGGATGTGAAAAAAGAACATCTCGAAAAGACGCTGGAAGATGGCGACGTTTTAGTACTTCGTTTGTATGATGTTTCGTCGGACTTGACCGTCCGCAAAAACAAGAAGCGTAAATTCGAAGAAAAATTCCGCGAAATTGAAGTGCCCGCCGATGCAAAAAGTTGGTACGTGCAAAACCGCGAAGCGGTTTCTTTCCGCGCAACTCTCGGCGCAAAAACGCAAGCCGGTGAATTTAAGCCTCTCGTCGAAGCGCCTGCGATGCAGGTCTTCAGCTACGATGCGGTGAAAAATTCGGCGAAGAATTCCGATAGCGTTTTCTTCAAAGCATCTCTCGGCAGTGCCGGAATCGGTGGCTTTGGAAGCTCGGGTCTTTCGAGTCAAACTGTAGCGTCTTGGCTTGAACATCTCGCGAGTTCTTCGGAATCTTTCTTCTCGGGTTCGATTTCGAGCGGTTCCATTCTTTCTTCGGGCGAACTTGCGAAGCAAGCGTTGCAACCGAGTCCGGATACCGTCAATTACGGAAAGGATTTCTTCCTCTGGGTCAAGACTCGTTTAATCGTTTACGGTGGAACTCGTCCGGATGCGCATTTACAAGTCCGCGGCGAACCGTTCCCGCTCAACCCCGATGGAACATTCTCCTTCGAACAAGATTTGCCGGATTCGACGCAGATTATTCCTGTTTTCGCAACCGATAAAGACGGCGATTTCCCGACGACGATTGTACCTATCGTTGTGAAACGCACCGAGTAAAATTGATCGATGTCCGCTGATTGTCATGGACAGTTGTATCTGCTATTGCACGCGCATTTGCCGTTTGTGCGTAGTCCAAGATATGACCGTTTTCTCGAAGAAAACTGGCTTTTTGAAGCGTTGACCGAAACGTATTTGCCGCTCGTGCAAACCCTTTCTCGCTTAGCGGAAAAGGGCGTGCCGGGGACTCTCAATTTGAGCGTTTCGCCACCGCTTCTCGCCATGCTTTCGGACGAACTTTTGCTTTCGCGTTATTCTCGGCATTTGCAAAAATTGCAGGAACTCGCAAGCAAAGAACTCAATCGGCTGAAGGATGATTCGGCTCGGTTACCGATTGCAAAATTTTACGCAGCCCGCATCTTAGAACTTTCGGAGTTATGGGAAAATCGGCTGCATCGCGATATTTTATCCGAATTTGCTTCTCTAGAACGGCGCGGAAAATTGGCGCTTTTAACGTGTGTGGGAACGCATCCGTTTTTGCCGGCGTATCAAGCAGAACCCGAAAGCATTCGGATGCAATTACGCTTAACCGTCGAAGCATTTGAACACGCTTTTGGAAAAGCGCCGCGGGGAGTTTGGCTCCCAGAATGCGGATTTTTTGATGGATTAGACAAATATCTTGCAGAGCAAAATTTTGAGTATTTCTTTATGGAAACTCACGGTGTTTTGCTCGCTGATCCCGCTCCGAAATATGGTGTCTTTGCGCCGATGAAAACGCCTTCGGGACTTTTGGTTTTAGGACGTGAACAAACGAGCTCTGTCGAAGTGTGGAGCCGTCAACGCGGTTACCCAGGACATCCGGAATATCGCGAATTTTACAAAGACATTGCGAAAGAACTTCCGCGGGAGTATCTCGGCGAATACTTCTTTGCCGGCGAAACTCCTATCGATACGGGATTTAAATATTACCGCATTACCGGTGGGGAAGAAAAGGAATTGTATCGTCCGTGGCAAGCGATGAATCTCGCCCGCGAACATGCGCGCCTTTTCATTGCGAATCGAGAAGCGTTAATGGCAGAACTCGGCCCGCAGATGACTTCGCACCGTCCTTGCGTTCTTTGTCCCTACGACGCAGAACTTTTTGGCCATTGGTGGTTTGAAGGTCCGCAATTTATCGAATCGCTTTTTGAAAGCGCCGCTTCGTCGCAGATTTTGCAGCTCGCTTCGGTGAATGAAATGCAAGAAGATTCCGAAGAGTGTGAACCGCATCGCCCGATTTTCTCTTCTTGGGGCGAAAATGGATTTGCTTCGGTCTGGGTAAATCCGCAAGTGGAATTTGTCTATCCGAAATTCTTCAAAATGTTTGCGATTTTTAAGCAGTTCAAAA
Proteins encoded in this region:
- the nadE gene encoding NAD(+) synthase; amino-acid sequence: MKIYIAQMEVIPGNPEKNFSAIQKFVEEGIAAGAKLVIFPEMAVPGYLLSDLWEENSFVERCLRINESICELSEKVDILFGSVAKEKENGENGRALLYNAAFYASHGNFKTLIDFGGVKKKFLPKTLLPSYREFEEPRYFSDLRKLAQTMNVPVSEILSPLDLGEFKLGITICEDGWDSLYKIKPFEILQKKMQAGDLLVNISCSPYTQGKDRARDRVFGAHAKNAKIPLLYVNAVGTQNNGKNIYAFEGDSSVYDAKGKSIFSLPIFEEHGSLVNFENGIVSVSETEAPRKTGIAEVHQALVYMIRKNLARFGIRKIVIGASGGIDSAVSAVLYSEAIGHENVFLVNMPTRFNSNTTKNAAKDLAENLGCPYMVAPIETVAKTLCESLAADSFVRNNVKMDVVGIHYENLQARLRSAAFLATIASVVGAGFTCNGNKSEVSVGYCTLYGDTSGVMCALGDLWKTQVYELAREINAEREVIPQASIDIPASAELSDAQNVDEGKGDPIIYPYHDKLFAFWMERWQRNGIADSEELLSKGFEFYCAQLGVDLEFFKTKFRTNEDVMDDMRRWWHRYKGIALAKRIQMPPILSVSRRAFGFDYRESQLG
- a CDS encoding DUF5662 family protein, which translates into the protein MLHFLGHFLTITKHRHEVIRLCFRAGIGFQGLFHDLSKYSLTEFLPGAKFYTGKESPNNGERRSYGFSLAWMHHKGRNKHHFEYWYDYEMATKKIVPVDMPDRYIKEMFCDRIAASKTYNRENYTQDSPLRYLLNSTAQEKMTDTTYRKLLFLLKMLAEKGEEKTFAYLKSHKNLEF
- a CDS encoding carboxymuconolactone decarboxylase family protein — translated: MKSPLLFLGSLMMTTFATAKISAENALTEREQGIVQIAAFAANGNLEKLKTAVDESLDAGLTVNEAGEVFLQLYAYAGFPRSLNAQNVLNAVVQERESKKKKTIFGVPPEKVPSENRYAVGREQINKIFGYNAKQNRPTEMGYATTTDVFLKEHLFSDIIQRNNLKVEERELATVSMLAALFNVNPQLKAHIHGALTIGNSEEKLRGLIQIFAKKVGKKEAKNAEAVLAQVLKEQKETKIPAEEEKPAIPREAQISAFAVGNSNDAYAQYFIGKSYLASLNRDEVSISNVTFEPGCRNNWHIHHQSGQILIVVGGTGWYQEWGKPAQKLRPGDVVHIPPEVKHWHGATKDSWFAHLALSLPGENHTNEWLEEVSDAEYLKLK
- a CDS encoding DUF3990 domain-containing protein, whose protein sequence is MILYHGSNTDIINIDLTKCKPYKDFGKGFYLTDIKEQAFKMANRVAKIYGGIPIVNIYEIENDFQLKNFLSIKNFGKKTTAEWATFVMNNRNKNFQDIQNLLCNKDCKYDIVIGPVADDNMALLFRQFENELIDFQTLLNGMIYKETSSQYSFHTQRAAELLNKIGISK
- a CDS encoding DUF3791 domain-containing protein, which translates into the protein MMNQKNEIAFAIACVNDFAKTFQLKTKEAFQYLFQFKGIKFLKENYEIEHTLSIENVVEDLSIFCRRHGGKL
- a CDS encoding nucleoside recognition domain-containing protein, giving the protein MVLNVIWILFFFGAFIGCVVQWLALGNTGIFNTTILAAFDMSKTAFEIALGLTGVLSLWLGILKIGEKAGAVQILAKIVQPLFSRLFPEIPKGHPVVGTMLMNLSANMLGLDNAATPMGLKAMKQLQELNPNADKEVASDSQILFLVLNASGLTLIPVSIMTYRAQMGAANPSDVFLPLLLATFFSTIAGIIAISFFQKIKLKDPVTLLWLGGLSAVVIATLAYFSHLSAEALGTTSLFISGFILFAVIISFLGLAVYKKVRAYEAFVEGAKEGFQTAVMVIPYLVAILVGVAVFRASGAMDLVLSGVSHLLGLFGIGNDIVPALPTAIMKPLSGSGARGMMIDTMKTFGPDSFPGRLSSIFQGAADTTFYIIAVYFGSVGVRKTRHAVTCALIADFVGIIAAIAIAYIFFPPN
- the thrC gene encoding threonine synthase, translating into MKPFHACFQNINGNDTYPLDEVIYRSKVDGSLLEVHHDREALAERSPEEWKKLFAERRMSFKPADMSGVWSKREMVLPEIPEEDIVTLREGFSPLFDASALAKEIGLKKLWVKLCGNSHTGSFKDLGMTVLVSQVNSMIKRGKQIDAVACASTGDTSAALSAFTAKAGIPSIVFLPRGKTSVAQLIQPISNGSIVLALDTDFDGCMKIVQQVTADNRIYLANSMNSLRVEGQKTISPEICQELGWRVPDTIIIPGGNLGNVSALAKGFDDCLAMGLIDKKPRIVLAQAENANPFYQAYKRGFDKLVPVQAKKTLASAIQIGNPVSYPKAERAIKNYNGVVVDVSEDELANAAERGDKVGLYACPHTGVALGALLKLCANGTIDKDEEVVVISTAHGLKFTEFKVAYHKKELEGIVSQYANPIFEAPAEIGPVMDILKKEMAARRR